A part of Myxococcus landrumus genomic DNA contains:
- a CDS encoding phage tail tube protein has protein sequence MAEPTPAYVQSIHLVSAAATAPAEANRLDGISEAPVNMTSDTVDGNYLGSDGWKRTHTTLKGFEIPLSGHHLPTTVSHQLLKTMYLTHAVGYLLIVKDISGAPGAVGTRYPVKATSFEEGRSATDVLTFSTTLTSQGAPVDF, from the coding sequence ATGGCCGAACCGACCCCCGCGTATGTCCAATCCATCCACCTCGTTTCCGCCGCAGCCACTGCACCCGCAGAGGCCAACCGGCTCGATGGAATCAGCGAGGCGCCCGTGAACATGACCTCCGACACTGTCGACGGGAACTACCTGGGCAGTGACGGGTGGAAGCGGACGCACACGACGCTGAAGGGCTTCGAGATTCCCCTCTCGGGACACCACCTCCCGACGACCGTTTCGCACCAGCTCCTCAAGACGATGTACCTCACCCATGCCGTTGGTTACTTGCTCATCGTGAAGGACATCTCCGGTGCGCCTGGTGCTGTCGGCACCCGCTATCCGGTGAAGGCGACCTCGTTCGAGGAGGGCCGCAGCGCCACGGACGTCCTCACGTTCAGCACGACCCTCACCAGCCAGGGCGCTCCCGTCGACTTCTGA
- a CDS encoding fibronectin type III domain-containing protein produces MDLTNFAGINWVQSCTWSSSLDAPVGTAMLTLRAFGPPAYSLAPMNETSPANNVGGVFDPLLRVGREVRIDVKTVPRGQGPEDGAWYEVFFGRIDVVEPSGDTLAVSCRDIGGVLQDVLIWDEREYGDNTVGIAVQTVMTQILANAGLYGYFAPYTPVDPMWQLGKYKQDKVPLMDALQALAGQLGWDLRFRWREGFHFWLTLRQPEREATVPVWEVAPHDYADTLSPTTRLTDIRNGVRVIYEDKNDLDAAGLSKRKVVTEVDTASRDLYGERWAEITEATLSNIDTEVEARRLAKAFIADLAHSALEVSITVPLWWHLEVGDVLLVRGDGIHLDHDELLAVQSLEHTVGAKGSASTKLTLRGRPSTSRVRWLRRESAPGLGEPLRFLGPNAPVDLSVSNTVNGAALSFKPAPTGPKWDSFELHISATPGFTPSTATFKELTATTRFEVAGLQPGMKHYAKVLGRDANGNTGAVSAEVTLTPRYVSPLDLQPYVNVASLPPNGDFEAHNNPMVPPDTWSMDAGLWGSEVRAVSDALTGVRAVMVSGVGAIASQLMAIRGGNRYGVDLMAKGSTPPAVFAVALRWFDASQAFLDDAVIINTPSPDGHYAQFTGAAAAPPAARYVRVVITGPGSAWPGRTLTVDSVLLAPLALVVEQPTPVTPFDFAGGGGGWMNFGAPEALTRWTKGLDGWVSLEGAMKSGAIGGAAFILPPGCRPSTNERFVTASASGNARIRVEPSGAVVVEAALDNSRVHLGGCRFFARG; encoded by the coding sequence GTGGACCTCACCAACTTCGCGGGCATCAACTGGGTGCAGTCCTGCACCTGGTCCTCATCGCTCGACGCGCCCGTCGGGACGGCGATGCTCACGCTTCGCGCGTTCGGTCCGCCGGCCTACAGCCTCGCGCCGATGAACGAGACGAGCCCGGCAAACAACGTCGGCGGAGTGTTCGACCCGTTGCTCCGTGTCGGCCGCGAAGTCCGCATCGACGTGAAGACAGTGCCGCGGGGGCAAGGCCCGGAAGATGGCGCCTGGTACGAGGTTTTCTTCGGGCGCATCGACGTCGTGGAGCCGAGCGGGGACACCCTCGCGGTCTCGTGCCGCGACATCGGCGGCGTGCTCCAGGACGTGCTCATCTGGGACGAGCGCGAGTATGGCGACAACACCGTTGGCATCGCGGTGCAGACGGTGATGACCCAGATTCTCGCGAACGCGGGGCTCTACGGGTACTTCGCCCCGTACACCCCCGTGGACCCGATGTGGCAGCTCGGGAAGTACAAGCAGGACAAGGTCCCGCTGATGGATGCGCTCCAGGCGTTGGCCGGGCAGCTCGGCTGGGACCTCCGCTTCCGCTGGCGAGAGGGCTTCCACTTCTGGCTGACGCTGCGCCAGCCAGAGCGCGAGGCCACCGTGCCCGTTTGGGAGGTCGCGCCGCACGACTACGCGGACACCTTGTCGCCGACGACGCGGCTCACGGACATCCGCAACGGGGTCCGAGTCATCTACGAGGACAAGAACGACCTGGACGCGGCTGGTCTGTCGAAGCGCAAGGTGGTGACGGAGGTCGACACCGCATCCCGAGACCTCTACGGCGAGCGGTGGGCCGAGATCACCGAGGCCACCTTGTCGAACATCGACACCGAGGTAGAGGCCCGCCGCTTGGCGAAGGCGTTCATCGCAGACCTCGCCCACTCGGCGCTTGAGGTGAGCATCACCGTCCCTCTCTGGTGGCACCTTGAGGTCGGAGATGTGCTGCTCGTGAGGGGTGACGGGATTCACCTGGACCACGACGAGCTGCTCGCGGTGCAGTCGCTGGAGCACACCGTCGGGGCAAAGGGCTCCGCGTCTACGAAGCTCACCCTGCGTGGGCGGCCGTCCACGTCACGGGTCCGCTGGCTGCGCCGTGAGTCTGCCCCGGGCCTCGGTGAGCCGCTCCGCTTCCTCGGCCCAAACGCGCCTGTCGACCTCTCCGTCTCGAACACTGTCAACGGCGCCGCGCTCTCGTTCAAGCCGGCGCCCACCGGGCCGAAGTGGGACTCGTTCGAGCTCCACATCTCCGCGACGCCGGGCTTCACGCCTTCCACCGCGACGTTCAAGGAGTTGACCGCAACGACTCGGTTCGAGGTTGCCGGCCTCCAGCCGGGAATGAAGCACTACGCCAAGGTGCTCGGACGTGACGCGAACGGGAACACCGGGGCTGTATCTGCGGAGGTGACGCTCACTCCGCGGTACGTCTCGCCACTGGACCTTCAGCCCTACGTCAATGTGGCGTCGCTGCCGCCGAACGGAGACTTCGAGGCCCATAACAACCCGATGGTCCCCCCCGACACGTGGAGCATGGATGCGGGACTCTGGGGATCCGAAGTGAGGGCCGTATCCGACGCGCTCACGGGAGTCAGGGCGGTGATGGTCTCCGGCGTGGGTGCAATCGCATCACAGCTCATGGCTATTCGAGGTGGGAATCGATACGGCGTCGACCTCATGGCGAAGGGCTCCACTCCACCCGCCGTGTTCGCGGTCGCGCTCCGCTGGTTCGATGCGTCCCAGGCGTTTCTCGATGACGCCGTGATTATCAATACGCCGTCACCGGACGGCCACTACGCTCAGTTCACCGGCGCCGCAGCAGCACCACCTGCTGCCCGGTACGTGCGAGTCGTTATCACTGGCCCCGGTTCGGCATGGCCGGGTCGCACCCTCACTGTCGATTCTGTGCTTCTTGCCCCACTTGCGCTCGTTGTAGAGCAGCCGACTCCCGTTACCCCCTTTGACTTCGCTGGTGGGGGCGGCGGTTGGATGAACTTCGGGGCACCTGAAGCGCTCACCCGATGGACGAAAGGGCTAGATGGGTGGGTGTCATTGGAGGGCGCCATGAAGAGTGGGGCCATTGGCGGCGCAGCCTTCATCCTGCCACCAGGGTGTCGGCCAAGCACAAACGAGCGCTTCGTCACGGCCTCAGCCAGTGGGAATGCACGCATCAGGGTTGAGCCGTCCGGTGCCGTCGTCGTTGAGGCGGCACTGGACAACAGCCGCGTCCACCTGGGCGGCTGTCGATTCTTCGCGCGAGGCTAG